Below is a genomic region from Persicimonas caeni.
ATCAGCATCACGGCGCTCGACAGCGCCGCCTCGAAGGCGAGCGTGGCGGTGCGCATCTCGTAGAACATCACGGCCGGGTCGGCATCCTCGATGACCGCGGCCAGCTCGACGGGGGCCAGCCGGTGGTTGAGCGGGACGAAGACCGCGCCGCGTAGCGCGCACGCGGCCTGCAGGGTGACCAGCGCGATGCGGTTGGGCATGAGCGCTGCGACGCGGTCGCCCGCGCCGATGTCGAGCCCGGCGAGTTGGGCGGCGCGTGTCTTCGTCATTCGCCACAGCTCGGCGTAGGTGACCTGACGCTCCGGCTCGATGAGCGCGATCTTGTCGGGGCGTGTGTGGGCGTGGTGTTTGAGCCAGTCGCTGCTGAGGAGCATGGGTGGGTAGGGGGTTGGGGTTTGGGGGCCTATGGCCTTGGTCTTGGATTAGATGCGGTGGGGGTGGGGGGAGTTACATGGGTGGGTTCGCGTGGGGCGAAGGAAAAATTCGCGTGTAACGCATTGTGGTGGCGTTGCATCTGAGGAATGCACTGCATCTAAGGCGACACGCTGCATATCGGAGTTCGTATGACGCATTACAAAAAGCCCGACCTCGAGCCTGCCATCCTGGAGGCTTGCCTCGACCAGCTTCCCATCGGCGCGATCCTCGTCGACGACGAGGGTGTCATCAAGCGGTTCAATCGCTACGAGGAGCAGCTTTCGGGGCGGTCGCGCGAGAAGGTCATCGGGCGCTCGTTCTTCTCCGATGTGGCGCCGTGCACCAACGATATCGAGCTGGGCGCCCGCTTTCGGGAGGGGATCGAAGACGGAAACCTCGACATCGATATCGAGTTCAGCTTTCCGTACCCGTACAACCGCGTGGCCCGCGACGTGCGCATCCGGGCGACCTCGGTGCACGGCCAAGAGGACCATATCAACCTGGTCCTCATCGAGGAGATCACCAGCCGGCGCGAGCTCGAGCGTAACAACCAGACGATGATGGCGAGCCTGCGGGCAATGATCGGCGCCGACGCGGTCGGGGACGCCGACGAGCGGAAACCGGCCGCCACGGTGACCCGCCAGAAGGCAGTGTGCCTGCTGGCAGACTTGTCGAGCTATGCGTCCGTGGCTCGCGAGGTGGCGCCCGACGAGCTGTTCGGCCTGCTCGATGGGCGCATTCGTCGCGCCGTGGCCGCCATCCACCGCTACGGCGGACATATCGACGAGATCACCGGCGAGGCGGTGCGGGCCTACTTCGTCATCGAGGAGCGTGAGGAGGTGCACAACCAAGCCTTCTTCAACGCCCTTCGGGCCGCGCGCGACATCACCGGAGAGCGAGGCGACGCCGAGTTCGAGCTGCCCTTCCGGGTGGGCATCGCCAGCGGCGAAGTCATCCAGGGGCAGCTGGGACGCGACGAGTTCTCCCAAAAGGCGACGGTGGGGGCGGCCTTTACCGCCGCCAGTCGCCTCGCCTCATTGGCCGGCGAGGCGCAGACGATGATGGCCGCCGACGTCGAGGAGCGCGTGCGTGAGTCGGTGGGCACCAGCGAGGTGCCGCGCATGCCCATTGTGGGCCTCGATGAAGTCTGGCCGGTCTATCGCCTCGAGCGAGTCGACCTTCCCTGAAGTTTCGCGCGGGCAACACGCCGCCGGCTACCTTTTTCGAGCACCAGTCTCGAGCACAAGGCTTGAAAGTGAGCACGCAAACGCGAACAACGACGACCATCGAACCGGGCGCGACGTTGATGGGGCGCTACGTCATCGAGGGCTGTCTGGGGAGCGGAGGCATGGGCAAGGTGTACCTGGCCCGCCAGCACCCGTTCGACCGCAAAGTCGTCATCAAGGTCATGCACGATCGGCACGTGGCCAACGACCAGTTGCGCCAGCGCTTTTTCAACGAGGCGCAGGCGGCAAGCCAGCTGTCGCACCCCAACACGATCACGGTCTACGACTTCGGTGAGGCCGACGACGGCATGCACTTCATCGTCATGGAGTACGTCGACGGGCGCTCGCTGCTCGAAGAGCTCAACGACAACGGGCCGATGTCGGTGGCGCGTGCGGTCCCGCTGGTCGTGCAGGTCGCCCAGAGCTTGGGCGAGGCGCACCGAAAGGGGATCATCCACCGCGACCTGAAGCTCGAGAATATCATGATCTCGGCGGTCGGCTCGGGCGACGAGTTCGCCAAGGTGCTCGACTTCGGGATCGCCAAGCTCACCGAGAAGAAGGTGGGGCTGACCCAGACGGGCTCGGTGTTCGGCACGCCGGGGTATATGCCGCCCGAGCAGGCCAACGGAAACGACAAGATCGACGCCACCGCCGATCTGTACGCGCTGACTTGCTGCCTGTACGAGTTGCTCACAGGCCGGCTGCCGTTCGAGGGGGAGTCGGCGTTGGCGGTCCTGATGAAGCATCAGACCGACCCGCCTCCCAGTCTGCCCGACCATCTGCCGCGGCGCCTCGACGCGTTCATCAAGCGCGGCATGGCCAAGCAGCCGCGCCATCGGCCCCAGAGCGCCGACGAGTATATCGCCGGGCTGCTCGCCTGTTTCGTCGACCGCGACAAAGCCGCCGGTCGGCGCAGGCCGCGCGAATCGTCGTCGTCGCACCCGAACATCGCGAGTGCGCAGACCAATGAAGGTACGCCACCGGGACCGAAGACCACCCGCCGAAAGGCGTCGGATGTGCACTCGCGGCCGACGATGCAGTCGCCGGTGCCCCAGCAGAAGCTCGATCGCGCCGCGATGGACGACCTGGGTCGAGCCAAGACGGCCTCGGGCGAGCACGACAGTATGTCGCCCAGGTTGCCGACGCCCCAGCCGAGTCCGAGTACCCCGGTGCCGCGTCTCGAGAAGAGGGAGCTGACAGGTGAGCCGACGCACGAGACGGGCCGAGACGTGTCCGAATCGCGCCCGGGCACTGGCGCTCGACCTGGCGAGCCGACCGACACGCGCGTCCCTCTAAGCTGGGTGGTCGCCGGCGGGTCGGTGCTCGTCGCTACCGGCGCTCTTCTCTTTGCCTTCAACAGCGCCCCCGAGCCCGCCCGCCCCTCCGCCAGCGCGGCAGCGACGAAGACGCCCGCCAAAGTCGAGCTGACCGTGGTGAGCGAGCCCGAGCGCGCCAGCATCTTCGCCGACGGCCAGCGCGTGGGGATCACCCCGGCAACGCTGAGCTTCGACGACGGCGAGACTGTCGACCTGCGCATCGAAAAGAGAGGGTTCCGCCCCGAGACGTTCGATGACTACAGAGTCGGCACCGCCGCCGACGGAAAGCTCGTGGTGCCGCTGGAGGCGGCCACGATCACCGTCACGGTGACCTCCCCGGATGCCGACGGCGAAGTGCTCGTCAACGGTGAATCGTTCGGAAGTCTGTTGGCGGGAGCGAGCCGTCGACTCGAGGTGAGCTGGCCGAAAGACGCGTTGGAGGTGCGCATTCGCTACGCCGACCGCGCTGACTACGTCGAGCGCATCCCCGCAGGGGCGATCTCGACCGACGTCGAAATCGCCCCTGCGGCCGATGAAGCGCTGGGGGCGAAGAAGTAGCGGCTACTGGAAAAAGGCGACGTTTCGGGAGGCGTCCGGAGCGAGGCGCTCGGGCAGGTTGAAGTCCTCGTAGATCGCCTTCATCGGACACTCGGGCACACAGGCGCCGCAGTCGATGCACGTCTCCGGATCGATGTACATCTGAATCTCGCGCAGCCGGTCGCGTTTGCCGTCCAACTGCAGCTTGCGAATCTCGTTGACCGGCAGTGGACCCTGGATGCAGTCAATCGGGCAGACGTCGACACACGAGGTATCGCAAGTTCCCTGGCACCACTCTGTGATCACATGGCTCATGGGCTCGACTCTTCCAAAGGCTCATCAACACTCTGCCTTTGAGATGCGTCGAGAGCCTATTCGGTAACACCCCCGATGACCCTGTGAGCCCCGTGCGGCCATCGTCGGGAACAGATTCCCTGTTACTGCGTCGCCGGCGACGCATCTAAGACCTGTAAGCCTTGACGTAGCGAGCCCCAAAATGATCCACCACGCCCGACAGATTTGTGTCGAAGCCAAGTTCGACCGGCTGGCCCAGCGAACCTGCAGCACGCTGGCCGACGCCGGCTTCGCCGAACGCAAAGTCGAAGGCGCCTTTTGCTTCGACGACGAATTCGCCCGCGAGCCGCTGAGCATTCGCCCCGTGGCGTTCACCGGCCGCGGCCTCGACTTTGGCAACGTGGTGCGCGTGCGGGGCGGCAGTCAGGTGCAGGTTCTCAGTATCGTGCTCATCCCCCCTAGCACTTCCCCATTACCCATCTTCGGCTGTGAGCTTCTTGTCTTCTCGCGCGGCGTGCACCTGGTGATGCTCGACGCGTTTCCTACCTGCGAGCACGAGGAAGCAAGCCGTCTCCTCCTAAAGCTCGAGCGCCTCGGCGCCTGTTTGGCCGATGCGTTCGAGCTCCATCCCGCCCCTGACTGGGGCAAGAATGTCTTCAGTGAGAAGGCCATCGTCATCAAACCCGACCCCCTCAAGCCCGCCGGGATCGGCGCTTTCGTGCCCGCGGTCAATAGCCTGCTGTCGGCCTACTTGACCGCGGCGGGCCAATGCCCCACCGCCCCCGAATCGATGCAAAGCCAGATTCGCGAAGCGCGCGCGCTGTACTTGAAAGACCACGCTGAGCAAGAGCCGGCGGGGCCGTTTTTGGAGAGAATCGCGGGCAAGGAGTGGGTCGACAAGTTCGTGTTCGACTTTTTGTTCCCGCAGTGGTTGGCGTGACTCACGGAGGCAGCGCGGGAAGCGCTGCCTCCGATGAGTGAGCTTTAGGGGCGGTACGAAGTCTTATTCGGTCACGATGTTCATGCGCCACGAATCGAGCTGACCCTCGTCGTACTTGGCGCGGTCGACCACCTGCAGCGTCCAATCGCCCGCCATGTCGACGCCTTCGAACTCGGCCAGAAGCTTGCCGGTGATGTGAACGTCGTCGGCCGACGGGTCGTCGACCTCATCGCCGTTGAAGACGGTGGCGGTGATGCCGTCGTGGGTCAGCGTGATCATCAGGTCGCCGGCGTAGGTGTGGCTGACGCCCAGATCGATGGCCAACTCGCTGACCTCGCCGGCTTCCTCGACGGTGATGGTGCTCGTCAGACCGGCGTCGTCGTTGTCGGGGATGGCCACGTTCGTCTCACCGTCGAACTCGTAGTCGCCGGCGACCGGCTCGGGCTGCGGTTCCGGGTCGGGGAACGGCGCGTCGGTCGCCACGTCGAATTCGAGCGTCCAGCCCTCGATGGTGCCCGTGTCGATGCGCGCGTTATCGCTGACCACGAGTTCCCACTCCCCTTCGGTATTCATGCCCTCGAAGCCGAGGATTTGCTCGGCCGACAGGCTCACGTTGTCTTCCCAGGCGGGGCTTGCGTCCTGGCCGTTGTAGACGAGCACGGTGGTGCCGTCGTGGCGCAGCTCGACGACCAAGTCGCCGCGGTAGGTATGCTCCACCTCGAGGTCGAGCTTCAGCCCGCTGATGACCTCGCGCTCGGCGACGGTGATGGTGCTCGTGGCGCCGTTGGGGTCGTTGTCGGGGATGGCCACCGACTCGGAGCTCGTGTAGCGGAACTCGCCTTCGGCCGGCTCGTCACCGCCGGGCGCGTCGGGGTCCTGGCGGCTCTCGGCGATCAAGTCGCGTACCAGGTCGGTGTCGATATGCGGGTTGCCGCTGCGAGCGCGCGTGGGCAGCCACAAGAAGTCGGGGTGGTTCTGGATCGAATCGCCCAGCCACTCGCCGCCGATGATCTTGCCCTCGCCGTCGAGCTCGAGGATGTAGTGGTAGTAGTCGTGGCGGGTGTAGCGCTCGATGTGGTCGCCGTTGGGGCGCGTCGAGGCGTGCGACTCGGTGATATAGTCGGTGGTCAGCTTGATCTCGATGAACTTCTCGGCGTCTTCATTATAGACGTACTCGACGGGCTCGCTGACCTCGCCGTCTTCGCCTTTGACCTTGAGAAGCTCGTGGGCCTCCTCGAGGGTGATTTCGCGCTGCTCGGTGATCTTGAAGCCGGTCACCGGCTGGTTCCACACCTCGTAGTTGTAGGTGCGGTCCTCGGCGATGGCGCGCTGCTGCAGGCCCAGGAAGTTGGTCACGATGACGTGGAAGGTGCCGGCGTTGACGTCGCGGCAGCCCGAGTTCATCACGCGGCCGGTCTCCTCGTCGCGCTCGACCTCTTTGTCGTTGCAGCGACCGCCGAGCATGTAGGCGTCGGCGCGGTCGTACTGGGCAATGATGAGCGCCTTGATGTCGCTGACCTCGAAGGTCACGCCGTTTCGGGTCACCGGACGAAGCGGCTCGTCCTCCAAGATCGCCGCCGGCACCCACGCGTGGCAAAGCCCCCACCAGGTCTCGACGCCGTCGCGGTCCTTGTTCTCGTCGCCATAGCCACACTCGTCTTTGTCGGCGAGGCCGTCGCCGTCGTCGTCGACGCCGTTATGCGACTTCCAGTTACCCTTGTAGCGGCTGGTGTACTCGGCGGCCGGGCCCAGCGAGGTGTAGTAGTCCTCGTCCCAGGTGCAGCTCGACGAGTCGAACGGCTTCAGGTCCATGAAGCCCTCGGGCTCGGCCCACCCGTTGAACGCCTTGTCGTACTTCTCGGCCGGCGACAACGTGTCGTGGCCCTGCCAGCGCGCGTTGATGCTATCCTCGTAGGTCGGCCAGTAGGTGTCGGCCCACGCCACGCGCTGCGAATAGCCCTCGATGGGCAACTCGGCGAACGTGTAGGTGAGCTCGCTGCGAAAGCGAGACGGGTCGTTGCGCCAGTTCCAGGCGTCGCCCTTACCGTCGGTGCCCTCCGACTGCTTGACCATGCCGTCGGGGGTTACGCGGGCTTTCGATGTGTCGTCAGCGCTCTCGGCGCAACCGGCGAGCGCGCCGATGGCGAGCAGACCGGCGATCGCCCACTTGGTGGTGTTGGTGTTCATCGTCTCTTCTCCCAGATATATCGCAAAATTCGTTGTGTTTGCGGGTTGTGGGGGAAGAGTAGATCAAGATGCGTGCCAATGTGGGGAGAGCGTAGCGTGGGTGTGGGAAGGGGGGTGGCAAGTCGGGTTGCCGGATGTGTGGGGGATGAGGGTGGAAGATGGAGTTGCCGGGGCCTCTCCCTCGATCCCTCTCCTTCCCTTCGCTTCGCTACGGGTGGAGAGGGGGTCCTCTCCTCGGTCCTCTCCTTCCCTCCACTTCGTTACGGGCGGAGAGGAAGACGTCGTTCAGTCGATCTCTGTACAGTGTGCGATGTTGCTTCATCGAACTCTGTACAAGGTGCGCTGTAGCAACATCTTCCTCCCCTGCGCGAAGCAAAGCGGAGCGTAGGGGAGGACCGAGGAGGGGACTCCTCCTCCGCGCAGCGAAGCGAAGTGGAGGAGGACCGAGGAGGAGGAAGAAAACGCCCAGCTACATCAACCGCGTTACAAACCAATACACACTCACCAACAACACCAACGCCGCCACAACTTTGATCGCCTTCGAGCCCCACTCCCGACCGCGCGCCCACGCGACCAGCGGGAACGCCGCGGCCACGATGGCGATCTGGCCCAACTCCACACCCACGTTGAACGACAACAGCGCCGGCACGAGCGCATCGGTCGGCAAGCCGACCTCGTCGCGCAGCACGTACGAGAACCCGAAGCCGTGCAACAGACCGAACGCGAAGGTCAGCGCGTACAGGTGCAAGGGCGGACCGACCTCTTCGTCGTCTTTGCTCGCATCGGCGGGCTTCTTCGCTTCGAGCAGAAGCTCGACGGCGACCCAGGCGATCGACAGCGCGATGAGCGGCTCGACGACCGTAGGCGGCAACGTGAGCACCTCCAGAGCGCTCAACGCCAACGTGATCGAGTGGGCCAGCGTAAAGCTCGTGACGACGACCAAGAGCGGCCGGAAGCGGCGGGCAGCCAGCAGCAGGCATAGAACGAAGAGCACGTGGTCGATGCCGAGCACGATGTGCAAGACGCCCTGCCAGATATATTGGACGAAGACGTCCCAAAAGCTCTGCTCGGAGGCGGCTTGGCCGTCGGCGCCGACTTGTACGGTGTAGCTCGAGGTGTCGCGGTTGAAGACGGTGGTGTGGATGTCTTTGCCGATCTGGATCTGGCCGTAGTGGGTGTAGCCATTCTTCGAGGCGAGCATCACCTCGTTGGTCAGGGTGACCTCACCGAGGGCGTCGTCGCATTGAACCGTCTTTCGAAAGAGCAACGACGCCATGCGCCGGCCCATGTCGACGAAGTCTTGGTGGGTGGGCTGGCAGACTTGGCCGTTGTTGGTGACCTGCAGATGCTCTTCGAAATACGAGCCGATGGCCGGCTCGAGATACGGCAACTCGGATTGGTCGACCCAGCCGTCACCGTTGGGGTCGAGCTTCAGGTGGTCGGTGACGTCGTCCGGCGAGATCGCCAGCAACATGTCGACCTCGCGCTTGTCGGGGCGGACCTCGACGTTGAGCGTACTGACGGCTGTTTGATGCGCAAAGGCCGGCTGGGACACCATCACGAAGCTGGCCACAACGGCCAAAACGATACAGCTCATCCGTACGAGCAGCTGGGTGCACATAAAACGAAGCCTGAGTTGTCGCTTGCGGTAAAGCTTATTCGGCAGCTTTGGCTGCCTCGACTGGTTTCGTCGTCGCTTCGACGTGCGAAAACAGTTCGATGGGCTCGACTTTCAAGGCTAGGGCCAGGGAGACCAAGTTGTCGAGGGATATGTTCCGACGACCGTTTTCGACCATCGACAGGTAGGAGCGGTTTAATCCGGCTCGCTCGGCGAGCTTGGACTGAGACATGCCGTTGGCACGGCGTAGTCGGCGAAGATTCCCACCCACCTGCTGGCGGAAATTTAAAATGTACTGATCGTCAGAGAGCATGAGCGTGCAAGTTCGTGCGTTAGATTTACGGAAATTTAACACCCCTGCGCACTATACGCAACAGCAAATCCGGTTCTATGCACTTAGATGCAGCTCCTCGGCCCTTTGTTACGAAAAATTCAGTTTTTTATCTCAAATTCTTTAATACTCCCATGCGATCTTGGCTGAAAAGGAGCGTCCTTCGAACTGGCGAAGTGCCTGTCGAGTGCCGACGGTCTCGGGCTGGTCGAGGTCGAGAAGATTCTTTGCCTTGAAGCCGAGCTTGAAGTGGTCGGAGAGCCGCTGTGAGTAGACGAAATCGACCACGTGGGACGGCTCTTCGTAGGTGTCCGGACGCCCGCGAGCGCCGACGCTGATAATGCGCTGGCCGAAGACGTTGTAGAGCAAGGTCGCCGAGGTGCCCAGGTCGGCGTTGTCGTAGCCGAACTGCATGTTGACGACAAAGGGCGACTGCCCCTGCAGCGCGCGCTCGGTGTTGGTGAGCACGTCATTTTCGCCGATATCGACCTGCGAGGCGATCAGCGCCACGTTGCCGGCGATATAAAAGTCGCGGAACGCGTCAGATAGCACGTCGAGGTTCTTGCGCGCGTCGAACTCGACGCCGTAGTTGGTCGCGCCCTCGGCGTTGGAGTAGGTCTCCTGAGGCGGCGTGCCCGGCTCGAGCACGATCTCGATAGGAGCTTCGAACAACTTGAGGAAGGCGCCGACCGACACCGACTCGCCGCGGCTCGGATACCACTCCCAGCGGGCGTCGAAGTGAGTGATCGTAGCGCGCTCGAGGTTAGGGTTGCCGCAGACTTGGCGGCCGCCGACGACCGAAGCGAAGCAGGCCGGAGACAGCTCGCGAAAGTCGGGGCGGTTGACCGTGCGGGCGACCGCGCCACGAAGCTGCATGTCGTCGACGAATTTCCAAGTGGTGCTCAGCGAAGGCAGCACGTCGAGCCGGTCGAGGGTCGACTCGTCGACCTCATTGGTGAAGAGCTGTTGGGTGGTGACCGTCTGCGTCGACTGCTCGAGACGTACACCTGCAGCGATCTCGAAGGTCTCGGTGAGCGGTAGCTCGGTGAGCAAGTAGGGGGCGACGATGATGTGCGCGGCGGTGTAGTTGTCCGTCGGACGCGTCGTCTCCAAGATCTCGTAGCCGTCCGGGCCGATGGTGCCGTCGTTGATCAATTCCTCGGGCGACTGGGTGCGCTCCTGTTCGGAGGGCGGCGGCTCGGCTTTGAAGGAGAAGCGGCGCGTCGACACCGCGCGATCCTTGTAGAGAAAGTCCGCGCCCGTCTTGACCTTGGCCTCCAATGAGGACCACACGTCGAAGGGAATGGTGACCGAAGCGCCCAGGTCGTGGCTGTTGTCGACCAAGTCGCTGTAGAGGCGCACGTTGCCGTCGGGGCGGTTCGACAGCACCCAATCGTTGACACGCGGGTTCCAGTCGTAGCGGTAGTCGCGACGGTCGGGCTCGTCGCGGCGTGCCTGGCCGTAGGCGTAGCGCCAGTCGATCTCGATGTCGTTCCAGTCCTCGACTTTGTGCTCGCCGCGAAGCTGGTGGAACATCAACTGGCGCTCGAGCCAGCGCAGGCGGGTCATGCGGATATCGTCGCCGATATCGTCGTAGTAGCCCTGATAGACCTGGGTTTCGTTGTCGGTCAGCCGCGAGATCATCGAGGTGAGCTCGATCATGTTGCCCTCGTCGAACTGAAGACCACCGGCGAGCATCGCCGACAAGACGACTTCGTCGATGCGCTCGTCGAAGTCGTATTGGTTGACGATCGTCTGGTCGGCGTTGAGGAAGTAGGTTTTGTTGTAGCGGTTGACGTCGTGGTCGTTGTCGTAGCTGAGCGCGATGCGGTAACCCGCGTCGGCGTCGAACAGCTCGACTGTGTCGCCGAGGTCGGCCGAGATGCCTAGCCCCGGCATCACCGTCTCGCTGCGCGTCGAATAGTGGTTCGGCATCGCCTCACCGATCGCCTCGAGCTCTCGAGGGCTGAAGCCGTTGTCCGAGAACGTGCCGCCACGCTTGAGCGGGCTCTGGGCGGCGGCCCGGCGCACCTTCTCGGGCAGCGCGCGGGTGCCGTCGTCGAAGCCCAGCCAGTCCAAGCCGCCGCCCTGATAGGCCAATCCGTCCTGAAAGGTCGTCATCGTGTTGGCGCCCAGCGATAGCTCGACGCCGGCCGAGAAATCCGAGGGAAACGAGCGGGTGCGCATACGCACCACGCCGCCGCCGAAGCCGCCGGGCATGTCTGCCGAGTAGGTCTTCTGGACGACGACGCTGTCGAGAATGGAGGTCGGGAACAGGTCGAGTGGAACCACGCGTCGCTCGGGGTCGGGACTCGGCAGACTCGATCCGTTCAACAACGAGCTGGAGTAGCGCTCGCCGAGTCCGCGCACATACACGTACTTGCCGCCGACGACCGTCAAACCGGTGACGCGACTGAGCGCCGACGCCGCATCGGAGTCGCCGCTCTTGGAGAATTGCTCGGCGCCGATGACGTCGGCGACCTGCGAGGTCTCCTTACGCTCTTCGAGCAGCGAAATGGTGCCGCCCTCGATGCGCGGGATGGTGACTTTGAACGCAGCCAGACGAACTGACGCCGGGGTCATCGCGATGGTGACGTCGGCCTCCCCTTCGGCCGCGACCTCCACGCCGGTCTCGCTGGCGGTGCTGTACTCGGGATGGATGACCGAGAGGTCCCAGGTGCCCGAGGGGACCTGCATGGTGAATCGACCGTTTTTGTCGGTCTTCGCCTCTTCGGCGAGCCCGCGCACGAACACGCGCGCCCCCTCGATGGGTGTCTGCCCCTCGAAGGAGACGACGGTGCCGGACAACGTGCCCGGAGGACCGGTGTTCTCGGGCTGTTGGGCCTCGGCAGCTTGGCGCCCCTTGCCGAGCTCGACGGTCTCGACGTCGGCGATCACCTCACCATCGGCGCGCACCTCGACGACCACCTCGGCGCCCTCGCCGCGAGCCACTTCGACGTCGTCGATCCGAGCCGAAGCCATGCTCTCGTGGCTGATGCTCAGGGTGTACGTGCCCGGGGCGACGTTCAGCCACGCTGCCCCGTCTTTATTGGTTTCGAGGGTCTGGTCGCCCACCTCGACCTCGGCGCCCTCGACCGGAAGGCCGTTGGGCGGGCCGAAGACGACCACATGGATCTGACCCGTAGGCTCGGCAAAACCGAGCGATGGCGACGCCGCGACGACAAAGACCACGGCCGCCAAACATGCTGCGAAATGCTTCATAGCTTATATCTCAACAGCCCGAGGGCTCCTGCTGACACATCTGAACTGTCTTGCGCAGTTGCACGGCACTTTCGAACAGTTGTGCGTCGGTGACTCTCTTCAGGAGACGCTCGGCGTCCTCATAGTCGCCGGTCTGAAACCGGGCGTAGGCGAGTGTGTAGAGAATACTCTGTTCATCCTGGTCATCGAGCAGCCCCAGCCGCGACAGGCGCATCTCGAGCGACGCGATGCGCTCGAATTGCTTGCGGTCGAGCAGGATGGCCACCCGCTGCTTGAACTTTTTCTTTTGGTCTTCGACCTGCGAGTTCATGTAGAGGGCGCGCTCGAAGGCGCCGGCGCGCCGATAGAGTTCGGCTGACTCGAGCACGTACTTTTTGTCGAACTCGGCGGCCTGCTGCAGGAACTCACCGGCCGTGATCAGGTGGCCGGTGGCGATATAG
It encodes:
- a CDS encoding TonB-dependent receptor, which codes for MKHFAACLAAVVFVVAASPSLGFAEPTGQIHVVVFGPPNGLPVEGAEVEVGDQTLETNKDGAAWLNVAPGTYTLSISHESMASARIDDVEVARGEGAEVVVEVRADGEVIADVETVELGKGRQAAEAQQPENTGPPGTLSGTVVSFEGQTPIEGARVFVRGLAEEAKTDKNGRFTMQVPSGTWDLSVIHPEYSTASETGVEVAAEGEADVTIAMTPASVRLAAFKVTIPRIEGGTISLLEERKETSQVADVIGAEQFSKSGDSDAASALSRVTGLTVVGGKYVYVRGLGERYSSSLLNGSSLPSPDPERRVVPLDLFPTSILDSVVVQKTYSADMPGGFGGGVVRMRTRSFPSDFSAGVELSLGANTMTTFQDGLAYQGGGLDWLGFDDGTRALPEKVRRAAAQSPLKRGGTFSDNGFSPRELEAIGEAMPNHYSTRSETVMPGLGISADLGDTVELFDADAGYRIALSYDNDHDVNRYNKTYFLNADQTIVNQYDFDERIDEVVLSAMLAGGLQFDEGNMIELTSMISRLTDNETQVYQGYYDDIGDDIRMTRLRWLERQLMFHQLRGEHKVEDWNDIEIDWRYAYGQARRDEPDRRDYRYDWNPRVNDWVLSNRPDGNVRLYSDLVDNSHDLGASVTIPFDVWSSLEAKVKTGADFLYKDRAVSTRRFSFKAEPPPSEQERTQSPEELINDGTIGPDGYEILETTRPTDNYTAAHIIVAPYLLTELPLTETFEIAAGVRLEQSTQTVTTQQLFTNEVDESTLDRLDVLPSLSTTWKFVDDMQLRGAVARTVNRPDFRELSPACFASVVGGRQVCGNPNLERATITHFDARWEWYPSRGESVSVGAFLKLFEAPIEIVLEPGTPPQETYSNAEGATNYGVEFDARKNLDVLSDAFRDFYIAGNVALIASQVDIGENDVLTNTERALQGQSPFVVNMQFGYDNADLGTSATLLYNVFGQRIISVGARGRPDTYEEPSHVVDFVYSQRLSDHFKLGFKAKNLLDLDQPETVGTRQALRQFEGRSFSAKIAWEY